The following proteins are co-located in the Triticum aestivum cultivar Chinese Spring chromosome 1A, IWGSC CS RefSeq v2.1, whole genome shotgun sequence genome:
- the LOC123063363 gene encoding uncharacterized acetyltransferase At3g50280-like → MATEASASACQHGVRIVSRRMVRPASDGETETTTKPKSTETVHLTPWDLQMLTVDYIQMGVLLPRPPTPTTAEHMVDHLAQSLARAVARFYPYAGRLATEEHTGGSVTVSLQCTGHGAEFVHAVAADTNVADVAGSLSIPSVVWSFFPLNGLVGADAAVGSRSGSRIPVLAAQVTELADGVFVAISLNHGVADGTAFWHLFNTWSEISRSSWNGSSEAIATPEPVLERWFPDGCPVPVPLPFPTLDHAVRRFHGPPVEECFLAFSAESIRSLKARANAEISGTATVSSLQSLLAHLWLAVTRARRLRPEQETSYTLAVSCRGRVKRVPQLYSGNSMVRCATAKVAAGEILRGGLRSAAWRLNRAVASCDEAALVGSTAAWHTEPPFAYLVGWWHPALLVTGNSPRFDVFGNDFGWGRPVAVRSGGGNKVDGRATVYELGREGGIGMELCLAPEALARLIADDEFMALLNQGQ, encoded by the coding sequence ATGGCAACGGAGGCCTCAGCATCTGCGTGCCAGCACGGTGTCCGCATCGTGTCTCGGCGAATGGTGCGGCCGGCAAGCGAcggggagacggagacgacgacgaaACCAAAGTCGACTGAGACGGTGCACCTCACGCCGTGGGACCTGCAGATGCTCACCGTCGACTACATCCAGATGGGCGTCCTCCTGCCCCggccaccgacgccgacgacggcagaGCACATGGTCGACCACCTCGCGCAGTCCTTGGCGCGCGCAGTGGCACGTTTCTACCCCTACGCCGGCCGCCTCGCCACCGAGGAACACACCGGCGGCAGCGTCACCGTTTCGCTGCAATGCACCGGGCACGGCGCCGAGTTCGTCCACGCCGTGGCGGCAGACACCAACGTCGCCGACGTGGCTGGCTCGCTGAGTATCCCTAGCGTGGTCTGGTCCTTCTTCCCTCTCAACGGGCTGGTCGGCGCCGACGCCGCCGTGGGCAGCCGCAGCGGCTCCCGCATCCCAGTCCTCGCCGCCCAGGTCACCGAGCTCGCAGACGGCGTGTTCGTGGCCATATCGCTCAACCATGGCGTCGCGGACGGGACTGCGTTCTGGCACCTGTTCAACACGTGGTCCGAGATCAGCCGCAGCAGCTGGAACGGCAGCAGCGAGGCGATCGCCACGCCGGAGCCCGTGCTGGAGCGGTGGTTCCCGGACGGCTGCCCGGTTCCCGTGCCGCTTCCATTCCCGACGCTGGATCACGCCGTGCGGCGGTTCCACGGCCCACCCGTGGAGGAATGCTTCTTGGCATTCTCCGCGGAGAGCATCAGGAGCCTCAAAGCGAGAGCCAACGCCGAGATATCAGGCACGGCCACCGTTTCCTCGCTGCAGTCCCTGCTCGCGCACCTGTGGCTCGCCGTGACCCGCGCCCGGCGCCTCCGGCCGGAGCAGGAGACCTCCTACACGTTGGCGGTCAGCTGCCGGGGTCGAGTGAAGCGCGTGCCCCAGTTATACTCGGGCAACTCCATGGTGCGGTGCGCGACGGCGAAGGTGGCCGCCGGCGAGATCCTCCGCGGTGGCCTGCgttcggcggcgtggcggctgaaCCGCGCGGTGGCGTCGTGCGATGAGGCGGCCCTGGTTGGGTCCACGGCGGCGTGGCACACGGAGCCACCGTTCGCGTACCTGGTCGGGTGGTGGCACCCGGCGCTGCTGGTGACGGGCAACTCGCCGCGGTTCGACGTGTTCGGTAACGACTTTGGgtgggggaggccggtggcggtgCGGAGCGGCGGCGGGAACAAGGTTGACGGAAGGGCCACCGTGTACGAGCTGGGGCGCGAAGGTGGAATCGGCATGGAGCTCTGCCTGGCTCCGGAGGCTCTTGCAAGGCTCATCGCGGATGACGAGTTCATGGCCCTGCTCAACCAAGGCCAATAG
- the LOC123063285 gene encoding 2'-deoxymugineic-acid 2'-dioxygenase translates to MGLLSNTPVHHAVPDEYVLPPEKRPEPDELVDPTVTLPVIDLAAGRRRHLVVNEIIKASKEFGFFQVVNHGVGDEVVGAFRSAAAEFFAMPAEEKLPYYSDDLTKPFRVDTSTTYVLDRSGGGRYWRDYIQLQCFPVDRFSQDWPAEPAAFVPSLAAYATAVRTLAATLLGLIAEGLGLEESFFRGELSGGWTLMNVNWYPPCPDPSLTLGLLPHCDRPLLTVLSQGDVSGLQAKHKGRWIAVQPVPNAFVINFGHLMEIVTNGLLQSVEHRAVTNSSAARLSVVTIMLPDMDCRIEPAPALVTEGGQAKFRPFLFREFNEAYAAAAANREDVLQRFRIYPAGTME, encoded by the exons ATGGGGCTGCTGTCCAACACCCCGGTGCACCACGCCGTGCCGGACGAGTACGTCCTGCCGCCGGAGAAGCGCCCCGAACCCGACGAGCTCGTCGATCCCACGGTCACCCTGCCTGTCAtcgacctcgccgccggccgccgtcgccACCTCGTCGTCAATGAGATCATCAAGGCCAGCAAAGAGTTCGGCTTCTTCcag GTTGTGAACCATGGCGTGGGCGACGAGGTGGTCGGGGCGTTTCGGTCCGCGGCGGCGGAGTTCTTCGCCATGCCGGCGGAGGAGAAGCTCCCCTACTACTCCGACGACCTCACCAAACCGTTCCGCGTCGACACCAGCACCACCTACGTCCTCGACCGTAGCGGCGGCGGTCGGTACTGGCGCGACTACATTCAGCTGCAGTGCTTCCCCGTCGACAGGTTCTCGCAGGACTGGCCGGCCGAGCCAGCCGCCTTCGTGCCCAGCCTGGCCGCGTACGCCACAGCGGTGCGGACGCTGGCCGCCACGTTGCTCGGGCTCATCGCCGAGGGGCTCGGGCTGGAGGAGAGCTTCTTCCGCGGCGAGCTCAGCGGCGGCTGGACGCTGATGAACGTGAACTGGTACCCGCCGTGCCCGGACCCGAGCCTGACGCTGGGCCTGCTGCCGCACTGCGACCGACCACTCCTGACCGTGCTGTCGCAGGGCGACGTCAGCGGCCTCCAGGCCAAGCACAAGGGCCGGTGGATCGCCGTGCAGCCCGTCCCAAACGCTTTCGTCATAAACTTCGGCCACCTGATGGAG ATCGTGACGAACGGGTTGCTTCAGAGCGTAGAGCACCGCGCAGTGACCAACTCCAGTGCGGCGAGGTTGTCGGTGGTGACCATCATGTTGCCGGACATGGACTGCCGCATCGAGCCCGCGCCGGCGCTGGTGACCGAGGGGGGGCAGGCCAAGTTCAGACCGTTCCTCTTCCGGGAGTTCAACGAGGcgtacgccgccgccgcagccaaccgGGAGGACGTGCTCCAGCGCTTTAGGATCTACCCTGCGGGTACAATGGAGTGA